Proteins from a single region of Sphingopyxis sp. BSN-002:
- a CDS encoding SAM-dependent methyltransferase produces MAAANAHYYATRDPLGAAGDFTTAPEISQMFGELIGIWVADLWSRAGSPAFHYVELGPGRGTLAADALRAAARFGCVPAGVHLVETSPTLRTAQAARIPQAEHHDEVDALPDDAPLIIIANEFFDALPVHQYVKTADGWRERMVERRKAGLAPVAGSIRADDAVPPALRDRPQDTIVETAPVSAAIMQRCAFRLVHQGGAMLVIDYGYSGPAAGDTLQAVKAHRFANPFVDPGEVDLTAHVDFAALADAARAAGVTIDGPTPQGNWLKRLGIDARLKSLSTAAPDRAEELRGQRDRLVETDAMGELFKLIAVTAPGWPAPAGFSGEAA; encoded by the coding sequence ATGGCGGCCGCCAACGCGCACTATTACGCGACGCGCGATCCACTCGGCGCCGCGGGCGACTTCACCACCGCGCCCGAAATCAGCCAGATGTTCGGCGAACTGATCGGCATCTGGGTCGCCGATCTGTGGAGCCGCGCGGGCAGTCCAGCCTTCCATTATGTCGAGCTCGGCCCCGGCCGCGGGACGCTTGCCGCAGACGCTCTTCGCGCCGCCGCGCGCTTCGGCTGCGTGCCGGCCGGCGTGCACCTTGTCGAAACCAGCCCCACCTTGCGAACCGCCCAGGCGGCGCGCATCCCGCAAGCGGAGCATCACGACGAGGTCGATGCCTTGCCCGACGATGCGCCGCTGATCATCATCGCCAACGAGTTTTTCGATGCGCTGCCCGTTCATCAATATGTGAAGACGGCCGATGGCTGGCGCGAGCGGATGGTCGAACGTCGCAAAGCGGGGCTGGCGCCGGTCGCCGGGAGCATTCGGGCAGACGATGCCGTGCCCCCCGCGCTCCGCGACCGGCCCCAGGATACGATCGTCGAAACCGCACCCGTGTCGGCCGCAATCATGCAGCGCTGCGCCTTCCGCCTTGTCCACCAGGGCGGTGCGATGCTGGTGATCGATTACGGCTATAGCGGCCCCGCCGCGGGCGATACCTTGCAGGCGGTGAAAGCCCATCGATTCGCCAATCCCTTCGTCGACCCGGGCGAGGTCGATCTGACCGCGCATGTCGACTTTGCCGCGCTCGCCGATGCGGCACGCGCCGCGGGTGTGACGATCGACGGCCCGACGCCGCAGGGCAACTGGCTGAAACGCCTCGGCATCGACGCGCGGCTGAAGTCACTTTCGACCGCCGCGCCCGATCGCGCCGAAGAGTTGCGGGGCCAGCGCGACCGGCTGGTCGAAACCGACGCGATGGGCGAATTGTTCAAGCTGATCGCAGTCACCGCA
- the lgt gene encoding prolipoprotein diacylglyceryl transferase: MGEHSEIAFSVFGWPIRWYALAYLAGVFLGYWYLLKLIAQPGAPMARRHADDMIFYAMLGIILGGRLGYVLFYNLESYLKKPVEIFKLWDGGMSLHGGVLGVLIAIWYVTRKEKLSFLRFCDYIACTIPFGLFLGRLANFVNGELWGRVAHVPWAIIFPHGGPEPRHPSQLYEAGLEGIVMMAILAFLFWRTDARYKPGFLVGMASIIYGLSRFAVEFFREPDAQRMNVVEATGLSMGQWLTVPMILIGIWLVATAKRRRQRVEPIAGPDAVA; the protein is encoded by the coding sequence ATGGGCGAGCATAGCGAGATCGCGTTCAGCGTCTTCGGCTGGCCGATCCGCTGGTACGCGCTCGCCTATCTTGCGGGCGTTTTTCTCGGCTACTGGTACCTGCTGAAGCTGATCGCGCAGCCCGGTGCCCCGATGGCGCGACGCCACGCCGACGACATGATCTTCTATGCCATGCTCGGTATCATCCTGGGCGGCCGGCTGGGTTATGTCCTGTTCTACAATCTCGAATCCTATCTGAAGAAGCCGGTCGAGATCTTCAAACTATGGGACGGAGGGATGTCGCTGCACGGCGGTGTGCTCGGCGTGCTGATCGCGATCTGGTATGTGACGCGCAAGGAAAAGCTCAGCTTCCTGCGCTTCTGCGACTACATCGCCTGCACCATCCCTTTCGGGCTGTTCCTCGGACGCCTCGCCAATTTCGTGAACGGCGAGCTGTGGGGCCGGGTTGCCCACGTGCCGTGGGCGATCATCTTTCCGCACGGCGGCCCCGAACCGCGCCACCCCAGCCAGCTCTACGAAGCCGGGCTGGAGGGTATCGTGATGATGGCCATTCTTGCCTTCCTGTTCTGGCGCACCGATGCGCGATACAAGCCCGGCTTTCTCGTGGGCATGGCCTCGATCATCTATGGGCTCAGCCGCTTTGCCGTGGAATTTTTCCGCGAGCCCGACGCGCAACGGATGAATGTCGTCGAAGCGACCGGTCTTTCGATGGGCCAGTGGCTCACGGTGCCGATGATCCTGATCGGAATCTGGCTCGTCGCGACAGCGAAGAGGCGTCGCCAACGGGTCGAGCCGATCGCGGGACCCGACGCCGTTGCGTGA
- a CDS encoding class I adenylate-forming enzyme family protein, translating into MPSALDLRLESAYNLITGPGGPIQVGSVERFGRELPFITNAPTNLADYVAYFSAMHGDATFLVEGDERLSFKQVYAAARQVAAGLIEGHGVQRGDRIAIAMRNANAWCVTYVGILLAGGCATLLNGWWQGAELAAGIDDAEAKLVIADVQRAARLAEPGVSHGAKVVTLDITKPIDEAIAPIAAGGSAETVLPTLTGQDLATILFTSGSTGQSKGAYSRHEAVVQAIFNYVTQTASIVHLLTEDGQMSEIQPATLICTPLFHVTAEIPVFLQSFALGRKLVLMPKWNADEAMRLIQDEKCNYFVGVPLMSYEILVSPNRKNYDLSTCRSYAGGGAPRPPEHVRRLASEMGDAKPLLGYGLTETNAVGCGIINENYVEKPLSTGPASKPLVDLAILDDNGNELPQGSVGEVCMRSVCNFEGYWNRPDATKAAFFDNGYFRSGDLGYLDADGYLFIVDRKKDIIIRGGENISCQEVEAAIYEHAEVNECAVFGLPDERLGECVGAVVWMKPGSSVTADELTSFLSTRLAPYKVPCRIWMSNDALPKLGSEKIDKVSLRNLYREQYAAEAVA; encoded by the coding sequence ATGCCTTCCGCGCTCGATCTGCGCCTGGAATCCGCCTATAATCTGATCACGGGCCCGGGCGGTCCGATCCAGGTGGGGTCCGTCGAACGCTTTGGCCGCGAGCTGCCGTTCATCACCAATGCGCCCACGAACCTGGCCGATTATGTCGCCTATTTCAGCGCGATGCACGGCGACGCGACCTTTCTGGTCGAAGGCGACGAACGGCTGAGCTTCAAACAGGTCTATGCCGCCGCCCGCCAGGTAGCCGCGGGCCTGATCGAAGGCCATGGCGTCCAGCGCGGCGACCGCATCGCGATCGCGATGCGCAACGCCAACGCGTGGTGCGTGACCTATGTCGGCATCCTGCTCGCGGGTGGCTGCGCCACGCTGCTAAACGGCTGGTGGCAGGGCGCCGAACTGGCCGCGGGTATCGACGATGCCGAAGCGAAGCTTGTCATCGCCGACGTCCAGCGCGCGGCGCGGCTCGCCGAGCCCGGCGTCAGCCACGGCGCGAAGGTGGTCACGCTCGACATCACGAAACCGATAGACGAGGCGATCGCGCCGATCGCTGCGGGTGGTAGCGCCGAAACCGTGTTGCCGACGCTGACGGGACAGGATCTGGCAACGATCCTGTTCACTTCGGGATCGACCGGCCAGTCAAAGGGCGCCTACTCGCGCCACGAGGCGGTGGTGCAGGCGATCTTCAACTATGTGACGCAGACCGCGAGCATCGTCCATCTGCTGACCGAGGACGGTCAGATGTCGGAAATCCAGCCCGCGACCTTGATCTGTACGCCGCTGTTTCACGTCACCGCAGAAATCCCCGTGTTCCTTCAGAGCTTCGCGCTCGGGCGCAAACTGGTGCTGATGCCCAAGTGGAACGCCGACGAGGCGATGCGACTGATTCAGGACGAGAAGTGCAATTATTTCGTCGGCGTCCCGTTGATGAGCTACGAGATTCTCGTCAGTCCGAACCGCAAGAATTATGATCTCTCGACCTGCCGGAGCTACGCCGGCGGCGGCGCGCCGCGTCCGCCCGAGCATGTCCGCCGTCTCGCGAGCGAGATGGGCGATGCCAAGCCGCTGCTCGGCTATGGCCTGACCGAGACCAATGCCGTCGGCTGCGGCATCATCAACGAAAATTACGTCGAAAAGCCTTTGTCGACGGGGCCGGCGTCGAAGCCGCTCGTCGACCTCGCGATCCTCGACGACAATGGCAATGAACTGCCGCAGGGCAGCGTCGGCGAAGTCTGCATGCGCTCGGTCTGCAATTTCGAGGGCTATTGGAACCGCCCCGACGCGACGAAGGCGGCCTTCTTCGACAATGGCTATTTCCGCTCGGGCGATCTCGGCTATCTCGATGCCGACGGCTATCTCTTCATCGTCGACCGCAAGAAGGACATCATCATCCGGGGCGGCGAGAACATCAGCTGTCAGGAAGTCGAGGCCGCGATCTACGAGCACGCCGAGGTGAACGAATGCGCCGTATTCGGCCTGCCCGACGAGCGGCTCGGCGAATGCGTCGGTGCCGTCGTCTGGATGAAGCCCGGGAGCAGCGTGACTGCCGACGAACTGACATCGTTCCTGAGCACGCGGCTCGCGCCCTACAAGGTGCCGTGCCGGATCTGGATGTCGAACGACGCGCTGCCGAAGCTGGGCAGCGAAAAGATCGACAAGGTCAGTCTGCGTAACCTCTATCGCGAGCAATATGCAGCCGAGGCGGTCGCCTAG
- a CDS encoding cyclopropane-fatty-acyl-phospholipid synthase family protein: MSILHPFLSRVIRKGRLTVIDPDGTAEHFGEPAAGFPEVSVRFVTRTAMRRVILDPRLGAGESYIDGDMEVVEGDIMALIGLLRMNTPWDRGAKLKDKTRVGRWIEGLKTRLGSINRRRQSRANVAHHYDIGNDLYRLFLDRDMQYSCAYWPRPDMSLDEAQEAKKAHIAAKLALAPGQRILDIGCGWGGMAITLAQLEAVEVLGITLSVEQLELAQQRAEQAGVAGRVRFELIDYRDLAERNAGGFDRIVSVGMFEHVGARNFETFFRACANMLTADGVMLLHTIGRFGKPGATDAFTRKYIFPGGYIPALSETLAASEKSRLIATDIETLRLHYAATLRHWYANTLSHETQIVKMMGARFFRMWCFYLAGATAAFESGGMGNYQIQFARSRHALPLTRDYMAEAEGRYTG; this comes from the coding sequence ATGTCCATCCTGCATCCGTTTCTCTCTCGCGTCATTCGCAAGGGCCGGCTGACCGTCATCGATCCCGACGGCACCGCCGAGCATTTCGGCGAGCCTGCGGCGGGTTTTCCGGAAGTAAGCGTTCGCTTTGTCACCCGCACGGCAATGCGCCGTGTGATCCTCGATCCGCGGCTCGGCGCGGGCGAGAGCTATATCGACGGCGATATGGAAGTCGTCGAAGGCGACATCATGGCACTCATCGGTCTGCTGCGCATGAATACGCCGTGGGATCGCGGCGCGAAGCTCAAGGACAAGACGCGGGTCGGCCGCTGGATCGAAGGGCTGAAAACGCGGCTCGGCTCGATCAACCGGCGGCGCCAGTCGCGTGCCAATGTCGCGCACCATTACGACATCGGCAACGACCTCTATCGCCTCTTTCTCGACCGCGACATGCAGTACAGCTGCGCCTACTGGCCGCGGCCCGACATGTCGCTCGACGAAGCGCAGGAGGCGAAGAAGGCGCATATTGCGGCAAAGCTCGCGCTCGCGCCGGGGCAACGCATTCTCGACATCGGCTGTGGCTGGGGCGGGATGGCAATCACGCTCGCGCAGCTTGAGGCGGTCGAGGTGCTTGGTATCACGCTATCGGTCGAGCAGCTCGAACTCGCGCAGCAGCGCGCCGAGCAGGCGGGCGTCGCGGGGCGCGTGCGCTTCGAGCTGATCGACTATCGCGACCTTGCCGAGCGCAACGCCGGGGGCTTTGACCGCATCGTCTCGGTCGGCATGTTCGAACATGTCGGCGCCCGCAATTTCGAAACCTTCTTCCGCGCCTGCGCGAACATGCTGACCGCCGACGGGGTGATGCTGCTCCACACGATCGGGCGTTTCGGCAAGCCGGGCGCGACCGACGCCTTCACGCGCAAATATATCTTTCCCGGCGGCTATATTCCGGCGCTTAGCGAGACGCTCGCGGCGAGCGAGAAGAGCCGGCTGATCGCGACCGATATCGAGACGCTGCGCCTCCACTATGCCGCGACCCTGCGTCACTGGTATGCGAACACGCTCTCGCACGAGACCCAAATCGTGAAGATGATGGGCGCACGCTTTTTCCGCATGTGGTGCTTCTATCTCGCCGGAGCGACCGCTGCATTCGAAAGCGGAGGGATGGGGAATTATCAGATCCAGTTCGCGCGCAGCCGTCATGCGCTTCCGCTGACGCGGGATTACATGGCCGAAGCCGAGGGTCGCTATACCGGATAA
- a CDS encoding DUF1801 domain-containing protein: MLARREIVMGKAEIKTKATEAGVADFILALPDARRRDEATVIDAMHERVTGQKARMWGPSIIGYGSYDYVYDSGHSGTMCRAGFSPRKAAMTLYLMGHYLDRQPEADALLAKLGKHKTGKSCLYVNKLADVDLEVLEQLVALSWEVMNERYPV; the protein is encoded by the coding sequence ATGCTTGCGCGGAGGGAGATCGTGATGGGCAAGGCGGAAATCAAAACCAAAGCGACCGAAGCCGGCGTCGCCGATTTCATCCTCGCACTTCCCGACGCGCGTCGCCGCGACGAGGCCACTGTCATCGATGCCATGCACGAGCGGGTAACGGGACAAAAGGCCAGGATGTGGGGGCCGTCGATCATCGGCTATGGCAGCTATGACTATGTCTATGACAGCGGCCATTCGGGGACAATGTGCCGCGCGGGCTTCTCGCCGCGCAAAGCCGCGATGACCCTGTATCTCATGGGCCATTATCTCGACCGCCAGCCCGAGGCGGACGCGCTTCTGGCAAAGCTCGGCAAGCACAAGACCGGCAAGTCGTGCCTCTACGTCAACAAGCTCGCGGACGTGGATCTGGAGGTGCTCGAACAGCTCGTCGCGCTGAGCTGGGAGGTCATGAACGAGCGTTATCCGGTATAG
- a CDS encoding argininosuccinate synthase: protein MSESFKRVVLAYSGGLDTSVILKWLQVTYGCEVVTFTADLGQGEELEPARAKAELMGIKPEHIYIDDLREEFVRDFVFPMMRANARYEGDYLLGTSIARPLISKRLVEIAKEVGADAVAHGATGKGNDQVRFELSAYALNPDIKVIAPWREWDLTSRTALIDFAEKNQIPVPKDKRGESPFSTDANLLHTSSEGKVLENPWDETPDYVYSRTVNPEDAPDAPEYIEIDFERGDGIALNGQAMSPATLLAALNDLGRKHGIGRLDLVENRFVGMKSRGMYETPGGEIYARAHRGIESITLDRGAAHLKDELMPKYAELIYNGFWFAPEREMLQAAIDLSQEKVSGTVRLKLYKGNASVVGRKSPNSLYSERHVTFEDDAGAYDQKDAAGFIKLNALRLKLLAKRDR from the coding sequence ATGTCCGAGTCCTTCAAGCGCGTCGTCCTCGCCTATTCGGGCGGTCTCGATACCAGCGTGATCCTGAAGTGGCTGCAGGTGACCTATGGCTGCGAGGTCGTGACCTTCACCGCCGATCTGGGGCAGGGCGAGGAGCTTGAGCCCGCGCGCGCCAAGGCCGAGCTGATGGGGATCAAGCCCGAGCATATCTATATCGATGACCTGCGCGAAGAATTCGTCCGCGATTTCGTCTTCCCGATGATGCGCGCGAACGCCCGCTACGAGGGCGACTATCTGCTCGGCACCTCGATCGCGCGTCCGCTGATCTCGAAGCGGCTCGTCGAGATCGCCAAGGAAGTCGGTGCCGACGCCGTGGCACATGGCGCGACGGGCAAGGGCAACGATCAGGTGCGTTTCGAGCTGTCGGCCTACGCGCTGAACCCCGACATCAAGGTCATCGCGCCGTGGCGCGAATGGGACCTGACCAGCCGCACCGCGCTGATCGATTTCGCAGAGAAGAACCAGATCCCCGTGCCCAAGGACAAGCGCGGGGAGAGTCCGTTCTCGACCGATGCGAACCTGCTGCACACCTCGTCGGAGGGCAAGGTGCTCGAAAACCCGTGGGATGAAACCCCGGACTATGTCTATTCGCGCACCGTCAATCCTGAGGACGCGCCCGACGCGCCCGAATATATCGAGATCGATTTCGAGCGCGGCGACGGTATCGCGCTCAACGGTCAGGCGATGTCGCCTGCGACCCTGCTTGCGGCGCTCAACGACCTTGGCCGCAAGCACGGCATCGGCCGCCTCGATCTCGTCGAGAACCGTTTCGTCGGCATGAAGTCGCGCGGCATGTATGAGACGCCGGGCGGCGAAATCTATGCCCGCGCGCATCGCGGCATCGAGAGCATCACGCTCGACCGCGGCGCGGCGCACCTCAAGGACGAGCTGATGCCGAAATATGCCGAGCTCATCTATAACGGCTTCTGGTTCGCGCCCGAGCGCGAGATGCTGCAGGCCGCGATCGATCTCAGCCAGGAAAAGGTCAGCGGCACGGTCCGCCTGAAGCTCTATAAGGGCAACGCGAGCGTCGTCGGCCGCAAGTCGCCGAACAGCCTCTACAGCGAACGCCATGTGACGTTCGAAGACGATGCCGGCGCTTACGACCAGAAGGATGCGGCCGGCTTCATCAAGCTGAACGCGCTGCGGCTGAAGCTGCTCGCGAAGCGCGACCGCTAG
- a CDS encoding beta-eliminating lyase-related protein, with amino-acid sequence MRFFSDNAATVHPAVMEALAAANHVDTAYDGDALSQSLDAAFSDLFETDCEVVWISTGTAANSIILAHFVRPWQGILCYEEAHIEVDECGAPTFYSGGAQLMTLPGPGAKIDTDALKARIAGIRKDVHQIQPAAISITNATEYGLAWRPDEVREISAIARASGLKLHMDGARFANAVAFLGCSPADVTWRAGVDALSFGFTKNGAMMAEALVFFGGSGGAGVRELKKRGGHLLSKGRFVAAQIRAMLKDDLWLANARAANAGAAALAAACGDRLMHPVEANELFVRISAEEAADLRAKGFDFYDWGSGAARLVVSWDQDATAVAPLAAAIAAL; translated from the coding sequence ATGCGCTTCTTCTCGGACAACGCCGCAACAGTCCATCCCGCCGTGATGGAGGCGCTTGCCGCCGCCAACCATGTCGACACTGCCTATGACGGCGATGCGCTCAGCCAGTCGCTCGACGCGGCCTTTTCGGACCTGTTCGAAACCGACTGCGAAGTCGTGTGGATTTCGACCGGGACTGCGGCCAACAGCATCATCCTCGCGCATTTTGTTCGCCCTTGGCAGGGTATCCTCTGCTATGAGGAAGCGCATATCGAGGTCGACGAGTGCGGTGCCCCGACCTTCTACTCGGGCGGCGCGCAGCTGATGACGCTGCCCGGGCCGGGCGCGAAGATCGACACCGACGCACTGAAGGCGCGGATCGCAGGCATCCGCAAGGACGTCCACCAGATCCAGCCGGCGGCGATCAGCATCACCAACGCGACCGAATATGGCCTCGCCTGGCGTCCCGACGAAGTGCGCGAGATCAGCGCGATCGCCAGGGCGAGCGGACTGAAACTGCATATGGACGGTGCGCGCTTCGCCAATGCCGTCGCCTTCCTCGGCTGTTCGCCCGCCGATGTGACATGGCGCGCCGGCGTTGATGCGCTGTCGTTCGGTTTCACCAAAAATGGTGCGATGATGGCCGAGGCGCTCGTCTTCTTTGGCGGCAGCGGCGGCGCCGGTGTGCGCGAACTCAAGAAGCGCGGCGGCCACCTGCTCAGCAAGGGGCGCTTCGTCGCGGCGCAAATCCGCGCGATGCTGAAGGACGACCTCTGGCTCGCGAATGCGCGTGCGGCCAATGCGGGTGCGGCCGCGCTGGCTGCGGCGTGCGGTGACCGCCTGATGCATCCCGTCGAGGCGAACGAGCTGTTCGTCCGGATCAGCGCCGAGGAAGCGGCTGACCTCCGCGCCAAGGGTTTCGACTTCTACGACTGGGGCAGCGGCGCCGCGCGCCTCGTCGTCAGCTGGGATCAGGACGCGACCGCCGTGGCGCCGCTCGCGGCCGCCATCGCGGCGCTATGA
- a CDS encoding DMT family transporter, whose translation MSETQPGLLSPRVLLPFALVTLIWGSTWIVIKGQLGIVPPSWSVTYRFGVAAIAMFAFAAVRREKIWLEPRAMAFAVLLGVAQFTFNFNFVYRAEQHITSGLVAVLFALLIVPNTLLGRLFLKTPLEKRFLAGAGIAIIGVGLMILHEYRAAALGADEVILGTVLTLSGVFSASTANVMQGTRIARAQSMVVMIAWAMLFGALADGSYAWITTGPPVVEATPAYLGGVLYLGIIASAVTFPLYFNVIRAVGPGQAAWSSVLIPIIAMGFSTVFEGYHWATLSIAGGIVALVGLVIAVAKRPERPSVSGNMVSVPVERES comes from the coding sequence ATGAGCGAGACGCAGCCGGGGCTGCTCAGTCCGCGCGTCCTTCTTCCTTTCGCGCTTGTGACGCTGATCTGGGGATCGACCTGGATCGTCATCAAGGGGCAGCTCGGCATCGTCCCGCCAAGCTGGTCGGTGACCTACCGCTTCGGCGTCGCGGCGATCGCCATGTTCGCGTTCGCCGCCGTCAGGCGCGAGAAGATCTGGCTCGAACCGCGCGCGATGGCCTTTGCGGTGTTGCTCGGCGTCGCGCAATTCACCTTCAACTTCAACTTCGTCTATCGCGCCGAGCAGCATATCACGTCGGGGCTGGTGGCGGTGCTGTTCGCACTGCTGATCGTGCCGAACACGCTCCTCGGGCGGCTGTTCCTCAAGACGCCGCTGGAAAAGCGTTTTCTTGCCGGCGCGGGAATCGCAATTATCGGGGTCGGGCTGATGATCCTGCACGAATATCGCGCCGCGGCGCTGGGCGCGGACGAGGTGATCCTCGGCACCGTGCTGACGCTGTCGGGCGTCTTCAGCGCCTCGACCGCCAATGTCATGCAGGGCACGCGGATCGCGCGCGCGCAGTCGATGGTGGTGATGATCGCCTGGGCGATGCTGTTCGGTGCGCTCGCCGATGGCAGCTATGCGTGGATTACTACGGGGCCGCCGGTGGTCGAGGCAACGCCCGCCTATCTCGGCGGCGTCCTCTATCTCGGCATCATCGCAAGCGCGGTGACCTTTCCGCTCTACTTCAACGTCATCCGCGCGGTGGGGCCGGGGCAGGCGGCGTGGTCGAGTGTGCTGATCCCGATCATCGCGATGGGCTTTTCGACGGTGTTCGAGGGTTACCACTGGGCGACGCTGTCGATCGCGGGCGGCATCGTGGCGCTGGTCGGACTGGTGATCGCGGTCGCCAAGCGGCCCGAGCGGCCTTCGGTCAGCGGCAATATGGTTTCGGTGCCGGTCGAACGCGAAAGCTAG
- a CDS encoding alpha/beta hydrolase: MKKLLGALLLAALPATPAFAQACTPGTYAAADGDFVVLVKSPAVPAPGLRYLFRDGRRGASSDTTAPFSCGSDSVTVNGKAWKPVAFRETPATFDSVATKMNGMLIEPPGAPDAKRPLVVMVHGSERTSPIGGVYGYAMAAQGISVFVYDKRGTGGSEGEYTQNFELLAEDAGHALDQARSMAKGRFGRAGFFGGSQGGWVAPLAATRTKADFVAIGFGLVASPIEEDREQMVSEVRAAGLGDDAVALVNRLSAATSQLLLSEFHTGYDALDAVRRDMADKPWAAKIEGEYSGAIARTPNDELKRIGRARVDNLELIWDYDAVAALKKLDAPLLWVLAGEDREAPIETTRGALTGLAKAGKPVDVYLFPDTDHGMFEFTTNADGSRSVTRITDGYLKLLGDWIKGDVRGSYGRAEHLTPR; the protein is encoded by the coding sequence ATGAAAAAGCTCCTCGGTGCCCTCCTGCTCGCTGCCCTGCCGGCGACTCCGGCTTTCGCACAGGCGTGTACGCCCGGCACTTATGCCGCCGCTGACGGTGATTTCGTCGTGCTCGTGAAGAGCCCGGCGGTACCGGCTCCGGGACTGCGCTATCTGTTCCGCGATGGCCGGCGCGGCGCGTCGTCCGATACGACGGCACCGTTCTCGTGCGGCTCCGACAGCGTGACGGTGAACGGCAAGGCGTGGAAGCCGGTCGCCTTTCGCGAGACGCCCGCGACGTTCGACAGCGTTGCGACGAAGATGAATGGCATGCTGATCGAGCCGCCGGGCGCCCCCGACGCCAAGCGGCCGCTCGTCGTGATGGTGCATGGATCCGAGCGCACCTCGCCGATCGGCGGCGTCTATGGCTATGCGATGGCTGCTCAGGGAATTTCGGTCTTCGTCTATGACAAGCGCGGGACGGGTGGCTCCGAAGGCGAATATACCCAGAACTTCGAACTGCTCGCCGAGGATGCAGGGCACGCGCTCGATCAGGCGCGCAGCATGGCGAAGGGGCGTTTCGGCCGCGCGGGCTTCTTCGGCGGCAGCCAGGGCGGCTGGGTCGCGCCGCTCGCCGCGACGCGGACGAAGGCCGATTTCGTCGCGATCGGTTTCGGCCTCGTCGCCTCACCGATCGAGGAGGACCGCGAACAGATGGTGTCGGAAGTCCGCGCAGCCGGATTGGGTGACGACGCGGTTGCGCTGGTCAACCGGCTGTCGGCGGCGACGTCGCAGCTGCTGCTCTCCGAATTCCACACCGGTTACGACGCGCTCGACGCGGTCCGGCGCGACATGGCGGACAAGCCGTGGGCGGCGAAGATCGAGGGCGAATATAGCGGCGCGATTGCGCGGACGCCGAACGATGAGCTCAAGCGGATCGGGCGCGCGCGCGTCGACAATCTCGAGCTGATCTGGGACTATGACGCGGTCGCGGCGCTGAAGAAGCTCGATGCGCCGCTGCTCTGGGTTCTAGCCGGCGAGGATCGCGAAGCACCGATCGAAACGACGCGCGGCGCGCTGACGGGGCTTGCGAAAGCCGGCAAGCCGGTCGACGTCTATCTGTTCCCCGACACCGATCACGGCATGTTCGAGTTCACGACGAATGCGGACGGCTCGCGCAGCGTCACGCGCATCACCGACGGCTATCTGAAATTGCTCGGCGACTGGATCAAGGGCGATGTGCGCGGCTCCTATGGCCGCGCCGAGCATCTTACCCCGCGCTGA